Proteins encoded together in one Chitinophaga sp. LS1 window:
- a CDS encoding alkaline phosphatase family protein: protein MKKTVVIDVVGLSSSLIGEHTPFLKGYVQQHQLRTIKPMVPAVTTAVQSTYVTGQWPAEHGIVGNGWYDREDCEIKFWKQSNKLVDAPKIWERARKIDPSFTVSKMFWWYNMYSSADYSVTPRPQYLADGRKAPDCYAHPSSLRDHLQKELGTFPLFQFWGPGANIKSTQWIADASVMTDDMYDPTLTLIYLPHLDYCLQKSGQDLTRISKELREVDEVVKQLVNHYEKKDTRVIILSEYGITNVNNPIHLNRIFRQEGLIAVREERGLELLDAGASKAFVVADHQVAHVYVNDPSVYKKVRAIVENTPGVQLVLDREGKRAHNMHHARSGELVLVADTNSWFTYYYWQDDAKAPDFARLVDIHRKPGYDPVEMFMNPADPLIKLKAGFKLLKKKLGFRYLMNVIPLDATLIKGSHGRISEDGQYHPVLITAKGEETSAVEAIDIYDVIWKTMQ from the coding sequence ATGAAAAAGACAGTTGTTATTGACGTCGTAGGTCTCTCCTCCTCCCTGATTGGAGAACATACACCTTTTTTAAAGGGGTATGTACAGCAGCACCAGTTACGCACAATTAAACCTATGGTGCCTGCAGTCACCACAGCGGTACAGAGTACTTATGTCACCGGACAATGGCCTGCGGAGCATGGCATAGTCGGTAATGGCTGGTATGACCGTGAGGATTGTGAAATCAAGTTCTGGAAACAATCAAATAAGCTGGTAGATGCACCGAAAATATGGGAAAGAGCGAGGAAGATAGATCCTTCCTTTACTGTTTCCAAAATGTTCTGGTGGTACAATATGTATTCCAGTGCAGATTATTCTGTGACGCCGCGTCCGCAGTATTTAGCAGATGGCCGTAAGGCGCCGGATTGTTATGCACATCCATCATCACTGCGCGATCATTTGCAAAAAGAGTTAGGCACATTTCCGCTGTTTCAGTTCTGGGGACCGGGTGCGAATATCAAATCTACCCAGTGGATTGCAGATGCATCTGTAATGACGGATGATATGTATGATCCTACCCTGACATTGATCTACCTACCCCACCTGGATTATTGTTTACAAAAATCCGGGCAGGATCTGACCCGCATCAGCAAGGAATTGCGTGAGGTAGATGAGGTGGTGAAACAGCTTGTGAATCATTATGAAAAGAAGGATACCCGTGTGATCATTCTTTCAGAATATGGTATTACGAATGTGAATAACCCTATTCATCTGAATCGCATTTTCCGGCAGGAAGGTTTGATAGCGGTAAGAGAAGAGCGTGGGTTGGAGCTGCTGGATGCAGGAGCTTCCAAAGCATTTGTGGTAGCGGATCACCAGGTTGCGCATGTGTATGTAAATGATCCTTCGGTGTATAAGAAGGTAAGGGCGATTGTGGAAAACACACCTGGTGTACAACTGGTATTGGATCGCGAAGGCAAGCGTGCACACAATATGCATCATGCAAGGAGTGGGGAGTTGGTATTGGTAGCAGATACCAATAGCTGGTTTACTTACTATTATTGGCAGGACGATGCGAAGGCGCCGGATTTTGCCAGGTTGGTAGATATTCATCGTAAGCCAGGGTATGACCCGGTGGAGATGTTTATGAACCCTGCAGATCCCTTGATCAAATTAAAGGCAGGTTTTAAGCTGTTAAAGAAGAAATTGGGTTTCCGGTACCTGATGAATGTGATTCCGCTGGATGCGACATTAATTAAGGGGTCACATGGGCGAATTTCGGAAGATGGCCAGTATCACCCGGTGTTGATAACGGCGAAAGGGGAGGAGACGAGTGCGGTAGAGGCGATTGATATATATGATGTGATCTGGAAAACGATGCAATAG
- the eboE gene encoding metabolite traffic protein EboE has product MQTVTGHLSYCTNIHPGETWPDHFAQLQQYIPAIKSGISPDKPFGIGLRLANTASLELSKETNLLAFKQWLKEQGCYVFTMNGFPYGGFHHTVVKDQVHTPDWTTSDRVEYTIRLFRILAALLPADMEGGISTAPLSYKLWHDDTEAAMETATFNMLQVLGQLVRIHRAGGPVMHLDIEPEPDGLMENIQEYIDWYFAYLMPLGINYLLDQFDMTEKEAGATIKRHIQLCYDVCHFALVYESPAFVLGKLQEYGLKVGKLQISAALKAAMPADPVEREAVVQAFSAFNEPTYLHQVIARKSNGDFLHYPDLPQALEDADNKDVVEWRSHFHVPVFLEHYELLYSTQSDIREVLALQIEQLFTQHMEVETYTWGVLPAALKLPMDQSVSREVSWVMQQLGILKMEG; this is encoded by the coding sequence ATGCAAACAGTTACAGGTCATCTTTCCTATTGCACGAATATTCACCCGGGTGAAACCTGGCCGGATCATTTCGCGCAATTGCAACAATATATTCCAGCTATTAAGTCAGGTATTTCACCTGATAAACCTTTTGGTATTGGTCTGCGTCTTGCCAACACGGCGAGTTTAGAGCTTTCTAAAGAAACCAATCTGCTGGCTTTCAAGCAATGGCTGAAAGAACAGGGTTGCTATGTATTTACGATGAATGGTTTTCCATACGGAGGCTTTCATCATACCGTGGTAAAAGATCAGGTACATACACCTGACTGGACCACTTCGGACAGAGTGGAATATACCATTCGTTTGTTCCGTATTCTCGCTGCTTTGTTGCCGGCAGATATGGAAGGTGGTATTTCTACAGCGCCCTTGTCGTACAAACTATGGCATGATGATACAGAAGCGGCGATGGAAACTGCCACGTTCAATATGTTGCAGGTACTGGGTCAGTTAGTACGTATACATCGCGCAGGGGGTCCTGTGATGCACCTGGATATAGAACCCGAGCCAGATGGATTGATGGAGAATATTCAGGAGTATATAGACTGGTACTTTGCTTACCTGATGCCATTGGGTATTAACTATCTGCTGGACCAGTTTGATATGACAGAAAAAGAAGCTGGTGCTACTATAAAAAGGCATATTCAATTATGCTATGACGTATGCCACTTTGCATTGGTATATGAGTCGCCTGCATTTGTATTAGGAAAGTTGCAGGAGTATGGGTTGAAAGTTGGTAAATTACAAATCAGTGCAGCGCTGAAAGCTGCTATGCCAGCAGATCCTGTAGAAAGAGAAGCGGTGGTGCAGGCATTCAGTGCATTCAACGAACCGACTTATTTACACCAGGTCATTGCGCGAAAATCGAACGGTGATTTTCTGCATTATCCTGACTTACCGCAGGCACTGGAAGATGCGGACAATAAGGATGTAGTGGAGTGGCGATCACACTTTCATGTACCGGTATTTTTAGAACACTACGAGTTACTATATTCAACACAGTCTGATATTCGTGAAGTATTGGCGTTGCAAATTGAACAGTTATTTACGCAGCATATGGAGGTAGAAACCTACACATGGGGCGTATTGCCAGCAGCATTGAAACTGCCAATGGATCAATCAGTTTCGCGCGAGGTGAGCTGGGTGATGCAACAGCTTGGAATTCTGAAAATGGAAGGCTAG
- a CDS encoding 3-dehydroquinate synthase produces the protein MLLLKRLLLFDEHTIIAMHVIQQTFSVPYTYEVFFTTHLFDSGNPLLKNYLESQAANNLSKRLLVIADEGLIKHHPNLPVQIKHYCETVKGFELAGDILVIPGGEAVKNDMPLFYSLVDAIDQYSIDRHSFVIGIGGGAVLDLVGFAAAVSHRGVRHIRIPGTVLSQNDSGVGVKNGINYKGKKNFLGTFAPPAAVFNDAHLLTTLDPKDWRAGIAEAVKVALIKDAPFFEWLEANATALANGDLPLMQELVYRCAALHMAHIGGAGDPFESGSSRPLDFGHWSAHKLEQLSNFELRHGEAVSIGMAVDSIYASLLGWLDQASALRIVKLLQQLQLPVYHPLMEHKEGIPSPVIKGLEEFREHLGGRLTICLLKGIGVAAEVHVMDLTLLDKAVETVKSLS, from the coding sequence ATGCTACTTTTAAAACGGCTTTTATTATTTGATGAGCACACAATCATAGCTATGCACGTTATTCAACAGACATTCAGTGTACCATATACCTACGAGGTATTTTTTACCACCCATCTCTTTGACTCAGGGAACCCACTGCTTAAGAACTACCTGGAATCCCAGGCCGCGAACAATCTCAGCAAGCGCTTACTGGTTATTGCTGATGAAGGATTGATCAAACATCATCCGAACCTTCCTGTACAAATTAAACATTATTGCGAAACCGTGAAGGGTTTTGAACTTGCTGGCGACATACTGGTTATTCCGGGTGGCGAAGCTGTAAAGAACGACATGCCGTTATTTTACAGCCTTGTTGACGCGATTGATCAGTATTCCATCGACCGCCATTCATTTGTAATCGGCATTGGTGGTGGCGCCGTACTGGACCTGGTAGGGTTTGCCGCCGCCGTATCTCATCGTGGGGTACGTCATATTCGTATACCAGGCACCGTATTATCACAGAATGATTCTGGTGTAGGTGTCAAGAATGGTATTAACTACAAAGGGAAGAAGAACTTCCTGGGCACCTTTGCACCACCTGCAGCCGTATTCAACGATGCACATTTGCTTACAACGCTGGATCCGAAAGACTGGCGGGCAGGTATTGCTGAAGCTGTAAAAGTTGCACTGATCAAAGATGCTCCTTTCTTTGAATGGCTGGAAGCGAATGCTACAGCGCTGGCAAACGGAGATCTTCCGCTCATGCAGGAACTGGTATATCGTTGTGCCGCCTTACACATGGCCCACATTGGTGGTGCGGGCGATCCATTTGAAAGTGGTTCTTCCAGGCCATTGGACTTTGGCCATTGGAGTGCGCACAAGCTGGAACAGTTATCCAATTTCGAATTGCGCCATGGAGAAGCTGTGTCTATTGGTATGGCAGTAGACAGTATCTATGCTTCATTGCTGGGGTGGCTGGATCAGGCATCTGCTTTGCGGATAGTAAAGTTATTGCAGCAGTTACAACTGCCGGTGTACCATCCATTAATGGAGCATAAAGAAGGTATTCCTTCGCCGGTTATCAAGGGATTGGAAGAGTTCAGGGAACACCTTGGCGGCAGACTTACCATTTGTTTATTAAAGGGGATCGGTGTGGCAGCAGAAGTGCATGTGATGGATCTGACACTTTTAGACAAAGCTGTAGAGACAGTCAAATCGCTTTCTTAA
- the eboC gene encoding UbiA-like protein EboC (EboC, a homolog the polyprenyltransferase UbiA, belongs to system of proteins involved in the trafficking of precursor metabolites to an extracytoplasmic compartment so that the biosynthesis of certain natural products, such as scytonemin, can be completed.): MRPANIVTAVADVLAGIAISGFLGSEMVNYLDHLLPVLCLCLATIGLYGGGVVFNDVMDAKLDTVERPERPIPSGIISMNQAIVLGSYLLLVGILAAFTVARVTGFIALGITVCALVYDKWGKHRAWGPVNMGLCRGLNLLLGISIVMPALQAYWWMGIIPVVYIAAVTYISRGEVHGGNAMTIRIAAVAYALVYGTMVALAYYNEHLLIASPFILLFIIMINRPLWIAMKNPTGPNIGKAVKGGIIALIAMNAAWVAAFSTLQHALLVLILLPISMLIAKAFAVT, from the coding sequence ATGCGTCCTGCCAATATCGTGACAGCTGTAGCAGATGTTTTGGCAGGGATAGCTATATCCGGTTTTTTGGGGTCAGAAATGGTCAATTACCTGGATCATCTGTTGCCCGTACTTTGTCTCTGTCTGGCTACTATAGGTCTGTATGGAGGAGGTGTGGTATTCAACGATGTGATGGATGCAAAATTGGACACAGTAGAACGCCCTGAACGCCCGATTCCAAGTGGCATAATTTCTATGAACCAGGCAATTGTACTGGGTTCGTACCTTTTATTAGTAGGTATACTGGCGGCATTTACAGTTGCGCGTGTGACTGGTTTTATAGCACTGGGTATTACTGTATGTGCACTGGTATATGATAAATGGGGAAAACACCGGGCATGGGGCCCTGTGAATATGGGCCTTTGCAGGGGATTGAATTTATTGTTAGGAATTAGTATTGTGATGCCTGCTTTGCAGGCGTATTGGTGGATGGGGATTATTCCTGTCGTGTACATTGCGGCAGTGACCTACATCAGTCGTGGTGAAGTACATGGGGGCAATGCAATGACTATACGGATTGCAGCTGTTGCTTATGCATTGGTATATGGTACGATGGTAGCACTCGCGTATTACAATGAACACCTGCTCATTGCATCGCCGTTCATCCTGTTATTCATCATTATGATTAACAGACCATTGTGGATTGCCATGAAAAATCCCACAGGACCTAATATTGGTAAGGCGGTGAAAGGAGGGATCATTGCGTTGATAGCCATGAATGCAGCATGGGTAGCGGCGTTTTCCACCCTGCAACATGCATTGTTGGTGTTGATATTGTTACCAATATCTATGCTGATCGCAAAAGCTTTTGCTGTAACCTGA
- a CDS encoding TatD family hydrolase has product MCCSHELNGTTQPLTMVPAYMERIKGMQFFDPHIHMTSRTTDDYQAMAAAGITAVIEPAFWLGQPRTGIDTFRDYFNSLIGWERFRSSQFGIKHYCTIGLNSKEANNEKLAEAVMEILPLFLYKEGVVGVGEIGFDDQTPAEEKYYRAQLELAKEAGLPVQIHTPHRDKKKGTTRSMDIAIEHGIDPKMVIVDHNNEETVKEVLDRGFWAAFTIYPFTKMGNERMVEVVKQYGSERIMINSAADWGISDPLAVPKTAALMHESGIDSNDIHLVTFRNAITAFAQSGQINEADFEMVKNIDQSQKFNGSTVLRGGQQPFRNAQSTIIS; this is encoded by the coding sequence ATGTGTTGTAGTCACGAACTGAATGGAACAACCCAACCATTAACAATGGTACCCGCGTATATGGAGCGTATAAAAGGAATGCAGTTCTTCGATCCGCATATCCACATGACAAGCCGCACCACAGACGATTATCAGGCTATGGCAGCGGCTGGTATTACTGCTGTAATAGAGCCTGCTTTCTGGTTAGGACAACCCAGAACCGGCATTGATACCTTCAGGGATTATTTCAATTCCCTCATTGGTTGGGAACGCTTTCGTTCCTCACAATTTGGTATTAAGCATTATTGCACCATCGGATTGAACAGCAAGGAGGCCAATAATGAAAAACTGGCGGAAGCAGTGATGGAAATACTCCCTCTTTTTCTTTATAAAGAAGGAGTAGTAGGTGTAGGAGAAATAGGATTTGACGACCAGACACCCGCTGAAGAAAAATATTATCGTGCACAGCTGGAACTCGCTAAGGAAGCGGGTTTGCCAGTGCAGATCCATACACCACACAGAGATAAAAAGAAAGGTACCACACGTAGTATGGACATCGCCATCGAGCATGGCATTGATCCAAAAATGGTGATTGTAGACCACAATAATGAAGAGACTGTAAAAGAGGTATTGGACAGGGGTTTCTGGGCTGCATTTACCATTTATCCATTTACTAAAATGGGGAATGAGCGCATGGTGGAAGTTGTGAAACAGTATGGCAGTGAGCGGATTATGATCAATTCTGCTGCGGACTGGGGTATCAGTGACCCATTGGCTGTACCTAAAACAGCGGCCCTCATGCACGAAAGTGGTATTGACTCGAATGATATTCATTTGGTAACTTTCCGAAATGCTATAACAGCCTTTGCCCAAAGTGGGCAAATTAATGAAGCGGATTTTGAGATGGTAAAGAATATAGACCAGAGCCAGAAGTTCAACGGAAGTACCGTATTACGCGGTGGTCAACAACCTTTCCGTAATGCTCAGTCTACTATTATCAGTTAA
- a CDS encoding EboA domain-containing protein, producing MEPYYYDCALVKNRIHAIIATHSTPQALNWLQQQLQLLQEAKTTQRFNITFTAMPRFTGKQVIPDTHIPEADNFFIYGYTLDRLARIWWLLQFPSEDRSRYVAAIEDLFSAADMNEQITLYGALPLLAYGEEWKLRTAEGIRSNIGGVLEAIMVHNSYPAQYLDEPAWNQLVMKAIFTDKPVHLITGLDERANPALAQILIDYAHERWAAGRKINPMLWRLIAPFIDHEIMPDINRIWASDQIIDKEAAALACAHTGFAPAKVLLQQSPELAGAIADQSLTWNIVAEKANA from the coding sequence ATGGAACCATATTATTACGATTGTGCGTTGGTAAAGAACCGAATACATGCAATAATCGCCACGCACTCCACGCCACAAGCGCTTAACTGGCTTCAACAACAGTTACAGCTGCTACAGGAAGCGAAGACTACTCAGCGCTTCAACATCACTTTCACTGCCATGCCCCGTTTTACGGGCAAACAAGTCATACCTGACACTCACATTCCCGAGGCAGATAACTTTTTCATTTATGGATATACGTTAGATCGCCTCGCACGTATCTGGTGGTTGCTCCAATTTCCTTCGGAGGACCGGTCCCGTTATGTCGCTGCTATTGAAGACCTCTTTTCGGCAGCAGATATGAATGAGCAGATTACGCTGTATGGTGCATTGCCTTTGCTGGCATATGGGGAAGAGTGGAAACTGCGTACTGCTGAAGGCATCCGCTCAAACATAGGCGGGGTGCTGGAAGCCATTATGGTACACAATAGTTATCCTGCTCAGTACCTGGATGAACCAGCCTGGAATCAGCTGGTGATGAAAGCGATTTTTACAGACAAACCTGTGCATTTGATCACTGGTCTTGACGAACGTGCTAACCCGGCACTCGCGCAGATCCTGATTGATTATGCACATGAACGCTGGGCTGCTGGCAGAAAGATCAATCCTATGTTGTGGAGATTGATCGCTCCTTTCATTGATCATGAGATCATGCCTGACATTAATCGTATCTGGGCATCGGATCAGATCATAGACAAAGAAGCTGCGGCATTGGCCTGTGCGCATACCGGGTTTGCGCCGGCAAAAGTACTCCTGCAGCAATCGCCGGAGTTGGCTGGTGCCATCGCCGATCAATCGTTGACATGGAATATTGTTGCAGAAAAGGCGAATGCATAG
- a CDS encoding FG-GAP repeat domain-containing protein — MVRYIPFVFLVIICSCKSRPKGEALATKYCSSCHMAVSPALLDKETWLKHVLPAMAPNLGIGVWDDDKYYAQKGGISIHEWNEIVSYYRELAPDSLKAGSASLKEDASIFAVHTPVITDTIYRASTTLVSIDPFTGGVYSSAENGKTASLFKWDSLKAEKIIDLQSTGVDINWVRADTGILTCIGNLRAVDQLAGVIWRITPSLKEVHTIAMGLPRPVQTLPFGKDYVTLGFGHKFGGLYLVNEENRKTIRDVPGAIHAETGDFNNDGYPDLMVLYAYDDEGIWLFLNDKKGGFTSENILRFPPVYGSTSFQLADINKDGKPDIIYTAGDNGDYSMILKPYHGVYVFLNKGNFKFDVDKPDFFYHINGCTKVIAADFDQDGDMDLATIAFFADLKNNPSEKFVYLEQKKSLVFEPHVVTGLVDQGRWICMAAGDYDKDGDIDLVLGSYSRGFIIQDGYEPAWNIHTPLVLLENKKK; from the coding sequence ATGGTTAGATATATTCCTTTCGTCTTCCTCGTTATCATTTGCTCATGTAAAAGCCGGCCGAAAGGTGAGGCATTGGCGACTAAATATTGTAGTAGCTGTCATATGGCGGTGTCACCAGCTTTGTTAGATAAAGAGACTTGGTTAAAGCATGTATTGCCGGCGATGGCGCCAAATCTGGGGATTGGTGTGTGGGATGATGATAAGTATTATGCTCAGAAAGGAGGGATCTCCATCCATGAATGGAATGAGATTGTGAGTTATTATAGAGAATTAGCGCCTGATTCATTGAAAGCAGGGTCTGCGTCCTTAAAAGAGGATGCTTCGATTTTTGCTGTGCATACGCCAGTAATAACCGATACTATTTATAGGGCGAGTACGACCTTAGTTTCGATCGATCCATTTACGGGTGGGGTGTATTCGAGTGCAGAGAATGGGAAGACGGCATCGCTGTTTAAATGGGATAGTTTGAAGGCAGAAAAAATAATTGATCTGCAATCAACAGGAGTGGATATAAACTGGGTGCGGGCGGATACGGGTATTTTGACTTGTATTGGGAATTTGAGGGCGGTAGATCAGTTGGCGGGTGTGATCTGGAGAATAACCCCATCATTGAAAGAAGTGCATACGATAGCCATGGGTCTGCCCAGACCTGTTCAAACTTTGCCATTCGGGAAGGACTATGTCACCCTTGGTTTTGGCCACAAATTCGGGGGGCTTTACCTGGTAAATGAGGAGAACAGGAAAACTATACGGGATGTGCCGGGTGCTATCCATGCTGAAACCGGTGATTTCAACAATGACGGTTACCCTGACCTGATGGTGTTATATGCTTATGATGATGAAGGTATCTGGCTATTCCTGAATGATAAAAAGGGGGGATTTACCAGTGAGAACATCCTTCGTTTTCCACCGGTTTATGGGTCCACCAGTTTTCAGCTGGCAGATATAAATAAAGACGGCAAGCCGGACATTATATACACGGCTGGAGACAATGGTGATTACTCTATGATCCTCAAGCCTTATCATGGGGTGTATGTGTTTTTGAATAAGGGAAATTTCAAATTTGATGTGGATAAACCAGATTTCTTCTACCACATTAATGGGTGTACCAAGGTGATAGCTGCTGATTTTGATCAGGATGGGGATATGGACCTGGCTACGATTGCTTTCTTTGCAGATCTGAAAAATAACCCTTCGGAGAAATTTGTCTATCTGGAACAAAAAAAATCGTTAGTATTTGAACCTCATGTAGTTACGGGGTTAGTTGACCAGGGTAGATGGATCTGTATGGCGGCAGGTGACTATGACAAAGATGGGGATATTGACCTGGTATTGGGTAGCTATTCGAGGGGATTTATCATCCAGGATGGGTATGAACCGGCCTGGAATATTCATACGCCACTGGTACTGTTGGAAAATAAGAAAAAATAA
- a CDS encoding RagB/SusD family nutrient uptake outer membrane protein, with protein MIKSKYIVIAAVMSTAILVDACSKSFLERSPQGALTGSDVQNKDGIQALLVGVYAALDGQSSGTAALNGGNPWEAAPSNWIYGSVAAGDAHKGSDATDQPPVSQIATGVFDPSNGFFNTKWQVLFEGIARANTLLSLLPDATGMTDADKVGVKAQTLFLRGHYYFELKKMYDKVPWVDETNMDDYKQPNNVDIWPKIEADFQYAYDNLPETQTSVGRANKWAAACYLAKTYVYQAKWSEAKALFDIITVKGQTTNGLSYGLVDRFEDNFDPANKNNKESVFAIQMTANDGTLSIANANQGEMLNFPYNSPFGCCGFYQPTQDLVNSYRTDATGLPYLDDANDHAVKNDMKILSTEPFTPDAGNLDPRLDWTVGRRGIPYLDWGNHPGRSWVRDQDYAGPYAPKKNVYWQYDQDKYKDANSWAPGSALNVVLIRYADVLLQAAEAEAQLGNYTAAETYVNQVRTRAGKPATAVYKYTNDAAPMGGFSTTPAANYVVSTYTAGTFAAGGKDFSLKAIYFERKLELAMEGQRYFDLVRWGIASTELTKFFAYESKITTDITGGKFVAGRNEHYPIPQRQIDLSVKGGTKTLEQNQGY; from the coding sequence ATGATTAAGTCAAAATATATAGTCATAGCGGCAGTGATGTCTACTGCCATACTGGTAGATGCGTGCAGCAAGAGTTTCCTGGAACGTAGTCCTCAGGGAGCATTGACGGGTAGTGACGTACAGAATAAAGATGGTATCCAGGCTTTGCTCGTAGGTGTATATGCTGCACTGGATGGGCAAAGTAGTGGTACAGCAGCGCTGAATGGCGGTAACCCATGGGAGGCAGCGCCGAGTAACTGGATTTATGGTAGCGTAGCTGCCGGCGATGCCCACAAGGGTAGTGATGCCACTGACCAGCCGCCGGTAAGCCAGATTGCCACAGGTGTATTTGATCCAAGTAATGGTTTCTTTAATACCAAATGGCAGGTATTGTTCGAAGGTATAGCCAGGGCCAATACATTGTTATCATTATTGCCGGATGCTACAGGTATGACGGATGCCGATAAGGTGGGTGTGAAAGCACAGACTTTGTTCCTGCGTGGTCATTATTACTTTGAGCTGAAGAAGATGTATGACAAAGTTCCCTGGGTAGATGAAACGAACATGGACGATTACAAACAGCCGAATAATGTGGATATCTGGCCTAAAATCGAAGCAGACTTTCAGTATGCCTACGATAACCTGCCAGAGACACAAACCAGTGTAGGTCGTGCTAACAAATGGGCAGCTGCCTGTTACCTGGCAAAGACATATGTATACCAGGCAAAGTGGTCGGAGGCGAAAGCACTTTTTGATATCATCACCGTAAAAGGACAGACTACAAATGGTTTGTCTTACGGATTGGTGGATCGGTTTGAAGATAACTTTGATCCGGCTAATAAAAATAACAAGGAGTCTGTATTCGCGATCCAGATGACAGCCAATGATGGTACCCTTTCTATTGCGAATGCGAATCAGGGTGAGATGCTGAACTTCCCTTATAACAGTCCGTTTGGTTGTTGTGGATTTTACCAGCCTACACAGGACCTGGTAAATTCATATCGTACAGATGCCACTGGATTACCTTACCTGGATGATGCAAATGATCATGCAGTGAAGAATGACATGAAGATCCTGTCTACCGAGCCATTCACACCTGATGCCGGTAACCTGGATCCAAGATTGGACTGGACGGTAGGTCGTCGTGGTATTCCTTACCTGGATTGGGGTAATCACCCGGGTCGTTCATGGGTACGTGACCAGGATTATGCAGGGCCTTATGCGCCAAAGAAAAATGTGTACTGGCAGTATGACCAGGATAAGTACAAAGATGCAAACTCCTGGGCGCCGGGATCTGCATTGAATGTTGTGTTGATCCGTTATGCAGATGTATTGTTGCAGGCAGCAGAGGCAGAAGCACAGTTAGGTAACTACACAGCTGCAGAGACTTATGTAAACCAGGTACGTACCAGGGCAGGTAAGCCGGCGACAGCGGTGTATAAATACACAAATGATGCGGCACCGATGGGTGGGTTCTCTACTACGCCTGCAGCTAATTATGTAGTATCGACTTATACAGCCGGCACTTTTGCAGCAGGGGGTAAGGATTTTTCCCTGAAGGCCATCTACTTTGAGCGTAAGCTGGAATTGGCCATGGAAGGACAGCGGTATTTCGACTTAGTTCGTTGGGGTATAGCGTCTACAGAGCTGACCAAGTTCTTTGCGTATGAGTCAAAGATTACTACTGACATCACAGGTGGTAAGTTTGTGGCTGGAAGAAATGAGCATTATCCGATACCACAGCGTCAGATTGACCTGAGTGTAAAAGGTGGTACAAAAACATTGGAGCAAAATCAAGGTTACTAA